The stretch of DNA CTATGTGATCTGGGTCATGTCGGAACCGGCCGCGCTGTTTCTGTTCGGGCTTGCGCGCGATCTCGGCCGCGACTGGTTCGGCTGGGTCGCACCATCCGATCTCGATTCTCGCGCCCTCCAGATGCGCGTCTTCGTGATCGGCCTCACCATCACGCTGGTGTTGCGACTGGCCCCGAGAGGCCTCATGCCCGAGCCCGTCCGCCGCATGGAATAGCGGGAGACCATTCGCGTGCGGAGCAAGGGAGGGAGCAACTGCGCCCGGGCCAAGCACGAGGCTCGCCGGGCGCATGACGGTCGTTAATCGATCTGTCCGACTTCGGCGAAATGGCCGTCCTTCACCACCACCTCGACGATGACGCCGGGCACGTCACCCTTCTCATCGAAGGTCATGGAGCCGCCGGCACCGGCATAGTAGATATCTTTGCCCTGAGCGATGAGGGACTTCGCCTTTTCCCATTCGCCCGGCAGAATCTGCTCGCCCTTGCCGCTGGCAACTTCGCGCAGCGCCTTATTGAGGTCGGCTCGCTCGGCCTTGCCGCTCTTCTCGATCGCCAGCGCGATGAGGAAGGCAGCATCATAGGCTTGCGGCGAATAGACGGCGGTTCCATCGAACCCCGCCTCCTTGGCCAGCTTGGCGAAGATTTCCGCACCGGGAATTTCCGGCCGCCCGGCCTTGGTGCCAATCATGCCCTGCAGACGATCAGCGCCGATCGCCGTCACCAGATCATCGGCGATCATGCCGTCACCGCCAACGAATTTCTGGAAATCACCACCTTCAATGGCCTGACGGATGATGGTCTGACCCGATCCCGAAGCATAGGCCAGCACCACCAGCGTGTCGGCGCCGGAAGAGGCCAGCTGACCGATCTCGGCCCGATAATCAGCCTTGCCCTCCTCGTGGGCTTCCTTGGCCGCAACCGTGCCGCCGGCCTCGGTAAAGGCCTTCTCCAAGGCATCCGCAAAGCCCTTGCCATAGTCGTTATTGACATAAGTGATGGCGATATTGTCGTAGCCTTTTTCCTTCAGCAGCTTGGCCATGGCCTCGCCTTGGAAGCTGTCGGACGGAGTGGTGCGGAAAACGAGATCCTTGTCATCGAGCGATGAGACCGCGGGCGAGGTTGAGGCCGGTGAGATCATCATGACC from Rhodoligotrophos sp. CJ14 encodes:
- a CDS encoding ABC transporter substrate-binding protein, whose translation is MRRVFRRSLLAAACVTMLTAPAAWADVKVGFLGGFTGPIEALTPPIFEGAKLAVKHVNEQGGLLKGEKIELASGDSTCVDATAAAAAGDRMVNAEKVVAIVGGLCSGETIAIANSAAIPAGVMMISPASTSPAVSSLDDKDLVFRTTPSDSFQGEAMAKLLKEKGYDNIAITYVNNDYGKGFADALEKAFTEAGGTVAAKEAHEEGKADYRAEIGQLASSGADTLVVLAYASGSGQTIIRQAIEGGDFQKFVGGDGMIADDLVTAIGADRLQGMIGTKAGRPEIPGAEIFAKLAKEAGFDGTAVYSPQAYDAAFLIALAIEKSGKAERADLNKALREVASGKGEQILPGEWEKAKSLIAQGKDIYYAGAGGSMTFDEKGDVPGVIVEVVVKDGHFAEVGQID